A section of the Ignavibacteria bacterium genome encodes:
- the rsmB gene encoding 16S rRNA (cytosine(967)-C(5))-methyltransferase RsmB, with protein sequence METFKNLYVGPRGIAVKILNRVDRTDAYLDKLVDVELRFGELSSQDKALLNELVHGVVRWERKLDWILRGFYRGEFSKCIPNLKNAMRVALYQILFLDNIPDYAAVNEAVEFVKKLQGEKSADLVNAVLRNIIRAKQEIRYPNQEEDTINYYGTIYSHPNWLVKRWISRYGADFAEKLMSENNERPRLTLRFNQSRTSREDFLKKLNKAELKFRESIYSNNFITLLHLTNITDWDYFKEGYFSIQDESAGLPCLLLDPQQEDAVLDLCAAPGGKSSFISELMMNKGKIFAVDKYASRIALMKKNIERLKLTNINFLEADSEKLEMESVDKVLVDVPCSGLGVLMKKPEIKWKRDADDIKRLSQIQKRLLESASRLVKVGGVIVYSTCTIEPEENFEIIKDFLIHNSHFELVTNHPNLHPSLIDENGCISTFPNIHGMDGSFAAKILRKS encoded by the coding sequence TCGTTTCGGAGAGCTTTCATCGCAGGATAAAGCGTTATTGAATGAACTTGTACATGGAGTAGTGCGATGGGAACGTAAACTCGATTGGATTCTGCGCGGATTTTATCGAGGTGAGTTTTCCAAATGTATTCCAAATTTGAAGAATGCAATGCGCGTAGCTCTTTATCAAATTCTTTTTCTTGATAACATTCCCGATTATGCAGCTGTTAATGAAGCAGTGGAATTTGTAAAAAAACTTCAAGGGGAAAAATCCGCAGATTTAGTGAATGCAGTTTTAAGGAATATTATCCGGGCAAAGCAAGAAATTCGTTATCCTAATCAAGAGGAAGATACTATTAACTATTACGGAACAATTTATTCGCATCCCAACTGGCTTGTTAAGAGATGGATTTCAAGATACGGTGCTGACTTTGCTGAAAAATTGATGTCAGAAAATAATGAACGACCAAGATTAACATTGCGGTTTAACCAAAGCCGTACAAGCAGAGAAGATTTTCTGAAAAAATTAAATAAGGCAGAGTTAAAATTTCGAGAATCGATCTATTCAAATAATTTCATCACCTTACTTCATCTTACTAATATCACAGATTGGGATTATTTCAAGGAGGGATATTTTTCTATTCAAGATGAATCTGCCGGGCTCCCTTGTCTTCTATTAGATCCTCAGCAGGAAGATGCCGTACTTGACCTTTGTGCAGCACCTGGAGGGAAAAGCAGCTTCATCTCCGAACTAATGATGAATAAAGGAAAAATATTCGCTGTTGATAAATATGCAAGCCGAATTGCTCTGATGAAGAAAAATATCGAACGGTTAAAGCTCACTAATATTAATTTTCTCGAAGCGGATAGCGAGAAGCTAGAAATGGAATCAGTTGATAAAGTACTTGTTGATGTTCCATGTTCCGGTTTGGGTGTTCTTATGAAGAAACCAGAAATAAAATGGAAACGTGACGCTGATGATATAAAAAGATTATCTCAAATTCAGAAACGGTTGTTAGAGAGTGCTTCAAGATTAGTTAAAGTAGGCGGTGTAATTGTATACAGCACTTGCACTATAGAGCCTGAAGAGAATTTTGAAATCATAAAAGACTTCTTGATACATAACTCGCATTTTGAATTGGTTACAAATCATCCGAACCTTCATCCGAGTCTAATTGATGAGAATGGATGCATCTCTACCTTCCCAAATATTCACGGGATGGATGGAAGTTTTGCGGCTAAAATTTTAAGGAAATCTTAA
- a CDS encoding DUF4115 domain-containing protein — MTELGKEIKERRLLRGISLKEISESTRIDLKYLEKIENNEFDFLPPLYVKSFLKSYLSILDVDSNDYLKKLDELLKGRIIEEEPVPSEPDAIEFAPEKILDIKSFLKSKTTILVLVSMILLIFVIILIIPGKEVNHEFVDGTVDDTMPRFNEKKPAQVIDGKKESKILFSKDSLTLIGIASDSVWMQIKGDGAVIDEIFMRKGEQKFWRAKKNFEILIGNAGAISFALNKENLPFVGMPGAVKRVYIDPEGLKILRQANESKSQ, encoded by the coding sequence ATGACTGAACTAGGGAAGGAAATAAAAGAAAGAAGATTACTTCGCGGAATTTCGTTGAAGGAAATTTCCGAAAGTACACGTATCGATCTAAAGTATCTCGAAAAAATTGAAAACAACGAATTTGATTTTCTTCCACCTCTTTACGTTAAGTCATTTTTAAAAAGCTATCTTTCAATCTTGGACGTGGACTCCAATGATTATCTCAAAAAGCTGGATGAGCTACTTAAGGGAAGAATAATTGAAGAAGAACCCGTTCCAAGCGAACCTGATGCAATCGAATTTGCTCCAGAAAAGATTTTAGATATTAAATCATTTCTGAAATCGAAGACAACAATACTGGTACTTGTTTCCATGATCCTTTTAATTTTTGTAATCATATTAATAATTCCTGGGAAAGAAGTGAACCATGAATTTGTTGATGGAACAGTTGATGACACTATGCCGCGTTTTAATGAAAAAAAACCAGCCCAAGTTATCGATGGAAAAAAAGAGAGCAAGATTCTTTTTTCGAAAGATAGTTTGACATTAATTGGAATCGCTTCTGATTCCGTATGGATGCAAATCAAGGGAGACGGTGCTGTAATCGATGAGATTTTTATGAGAAAGGGAGAACAAAAATTTTGGAGAGCAAAGAAAAATTTTGAAATATTGATTGGGAATGCTGGGGCAATATCGTTTGCATTAAATAAAGAAAATCTTCCATTTGTCGGTATGCCCGGTGCTGTTAAGAGAGTTTATATTGATCCAGAAGGTTTGAAAATATTACGACAGGCAAATGAATCAAAAAGTCAATAA